CAGCTTTTGCCTTATCCCATGGTGTTTTACCATCTTTTTCAAATTTATATGGTGTTTTATCTAATAATTCATTTGCTTTGTCTAAGTTTAAGGTGTATTTGTTAAAGTCATCAGAAGCTTCTAGGTCTGCTCCTCTTTCTTTATACATCCATTGGCTTGTACCATACATACCATTTGTTACTACACCATAACCACCTGCAAAAGATTGTACATAGGAGTTTCTATCCATCAAGTGAGCTATAGCTTGTCTAACTTCTTTGTATTTTGTAGCTCCCCTATCTGTTAAGAATACTACGTTACCATAACCATTTCTTTCAAATGTGTTGTAGCCACCAATCTTGCCTTCGTCAGCTGCAGCTCTCATTTGATCTATAATTGGACCTTCTGCCTCAGATTCCCAAAGGTCAATATCACCGTTTTCTAGTAGGTCTATAGCTATTTTACTGTTGACATATTGTACTATAACGTGTGGTATAGTTGCCTTTTCACCCTTGAAGTTGCCCGCATAGTTTTCATTTAAGCTTAATCTAGCCATGTTATTTTCGAAGGAATCAAATTTGTATGGACCACAAGAAACTTTTGGCGCTAGTCTATACTCATTAAATTCTTTTTGCATAGCTTCTTCTATAAGCATGCTTGTTGGGTCAACTTCGCCTGTCTTACGACTTTCAAGATCTGCGATCTTTTCGTCGTTTGCTTTTTTAGCTTCTTCGTAGGCTTTCTTTTCTTCATCTTTTGCATCTGCTGCTGGCTCTGGATTATTTTCTGCAAAATCTTCTTTAGCCTTTGCTATTTGAGCATCGATGTTTTCGATGTATTTAGCTTTTTCATCTTCTGTTGGTGTATAACCATCTTTAGCCACAATCTTGTTACCTTCTGGAGCTACAGCTAAATTGTCAGAAATAGCATGGATTGGAAATGGCATTACTTGTTTTAGGAAAGCTGATTCATAATATGGAAGATAAGATGCATCAGTTGTAACCTTGAAAGTGTAGTCATCAACCTTTTCTAATCCTTCAAATTTATCATCATCACCATTCTTATAGGCTTCGTAACCCTTTACAGAGTCTGAACCTATAGTAAACGCTCCTGTTACCAACTGATATGAATGATAAGTATGGAAAAGCATATCAAATAAGTAGTTATCAGCTGTGATTGGCTCACCGTCTGACCATTTCAAATCTTTTTTGATGGTGAAAGTTGTTGTTTCTGATCCATCATCATTTTTGACTGTCTCTGGTTCTTTTTCTAGGATAGTCATGTTAGGAAGCCATTGACCGCCTTCATCTTGTACCATTGTTAGATAAGCGTTATTACCTTCTGTACCTATATAACGTCTAACCTTAACATCATAAGAGTTGTTTGACCATGAACCATAGAAGTCACCACTCATTTCAGATGTACCTACTACTAGGGTGTCATCTGCTGTTTGTTTTTCAAAGTTATCTAGCTCAGCTTTTTCCTCGTCAGAAAGGTCTTCACCTTCTTTTTTATCTTCGCCTTCTTTTTTGTCTTCGCCTTCTTTAGCGTCGTCTTTGTTATCTTCTTTTTGTTCTTGTTCTTGACTTGCGTCATTTTCTGGCTTCTTCTCTTCTTTGTTTGCAGAATCTCCACCACAAGCAGCTAGAGTAGCCATCAAACCTAGTGCCATTAGTGATGAAAATATTTTTTTCATTTTCATTTTTTCCCCCTAATTTTTTTCTAAAAAACTTAGCTTTTATATTTTAGTATTTTATCCTGTTAACACAGTTTTGTCAAGTAGCAAACTGTAATTTTTTTTATCTCTAGGAATAATTATTCATCAGTGTGTCATTAATTCAAGGCTTTGATAATTAATATGTAAATTATTTCAAGATTTGATACTATGTTATCATACTAAACCGCAGAATTTAAATCTTTTATTCTTATAGTCTAGCTTTCTACTTGGATATATTTTTTTATTCTTCTTTCTGCATATATTCAAAAATATTTTTATTATTTTTTAATAAAAGCCATACAATTTTTAGCTGATTAATGTTTTTTTTAAAAAAAATTTGCAAGAATAATTGCTTTTAAAATATAGGATTTTATTTCCCCAATCCAAAAAAATGGATAAAAAAAGAACTGACATAGGTCAGTTCCTTTTTTTATTTTTTATATAAGAATTTTTTATCAGATTTGGCTCCGATTAGCCTATAGTATTTTACAGGAAGCCCTGATTTATCTCCTATATTTCCTATTCTCGGTGTGACAGATACGCCATTTCTGCCATAATTCATGTGGATTATGGTATCTTCTGCCTTGTTTAGGATAAATCCAGTATGTCCCCCTGCTCCTAGAGACTCTCCTGGTCTACCTGCGACAAAGATATCACCATAGTCTATTTCACTTTCTGATATTTCCTTCATTATGACACCGGTCTCTCCCATGCGGAATAGGGTCTCGGTGTTGCCTACATAGGCGTTTTGATCCAAAAATCCTCCATAGATCAAGGACCTATATACTGCTGATGAGCAGTCTGCTGCCTCAGTTGTATTTCTTTTTGCACCCATGTCGTAGGTCATTTTATTTTCTCTGGCTACAAACATCCACTCCATAGCCTTGTCTATTGATTTCTCGCCAGCTATCCTGTTTGCTACAGCTTTTGCTACTCCATTGCCATCAACTTGGTATTCTATACCTTGTTGGATAACTTTTGTATTTTTTGCTAGACCATTGTTTGTGAAATAATACAAAGTTCCATCTATTCTCCAAATACCTTCTTTGACATATCCTTGGTTGTTTGTGTGGTATTTGTTGCCTTTGTAGGTGATCCAAGAGTTTTTAGGATTTTCTGATACTCCCTTTGCATTTACCCTAAAATACCTACCATTTGTGATGGTTTCTGTATTTGTAAGCATAACCCCTGTCTTGTTATCAAATACATATTCATTTCCATTTATAGAGGCTGGTCCTTTTGCGATCGTGCCATTATTTCCTGTCCAATAGGTTTCTCCTCTTAGGCTTATCCAGGTATTTTTAGGATTTGTAACTTGGCCAATGCGGTTAACCTCATAGTATTTGCCATTGACTAGCATTTTTTTATTTGTTTGAAGTAGACCATTGTTATCAAACATATAGTCTTTGTCATTGATATTTGTAACACCCTTTGCCAAAGACCCATCATTTAGGGTTCTGTAGACACCATTGTTGATTTTGACCCATTTGTTTGCAGGTTTTGTCATCCTACCGGTGTTGTTTACTTCATAATAGCTACCATTGCTTATAAGCTTTTTGTTTCTCTGCAAAACACCATCATTTGAGAAGAAATATTGGTTGTTGTTTATTGTGGATATACCTTTTGTATAGGTACCATCTTCTTTGTTGTAGTAGATGTCACTGCCCACTTTTAACCAAGTATTTGTAGGATTTGTCACAGCTCCTGTCTTGTCAGCCTTATAGATCCTATTATCAACTCTTATGGACCTATTTTTGACAAGTTTATTATTTTCATAATAATTTAGTCTGTTGTTCTTTTTTACAAAATAACCACTAGCGTTTGGGGCATAGTACTCGTTATTTTCTACCTTTATTTCTTCATTTTCTAGGACTTGTTCATCCTTTTTGCCCTCTTCTTTTTCTATTTGGGCATCTAGGTTTGTTGAGTCGTAGTAAATTA
This window of the Anaerococcus mediterraneensis genome carries:
- a CDS encoding peptidoglycan amidohydrolase family protein, producing MKKINKTVLLASTLFISSVINITDKSYASEDYKDSVKPSYGSLDEAELEKVYESKSVSEIEAAYRVDYEDNQKDPEKSNQEVLGRDQEAELDSNSNIEEGIDYDFERTQSQETDEKSLSKPELENKETNKNQERKIIYYDSTNLDAQIEKEEGKKDEQVLENEEIKVENNEYYAPNASGYFVKKNNRLNYYENNKLVKNRSIRVDNRIYKADKTGAVTNPTNTWLKVGSDIYYNKEDGTYTKGISTINNNQYFFSNDGVLQRNKKLISNGSYYEVNNTGRMTKPANKWVKINNGVYRTLNDGSLAKGVTNINDKDYMFDNNGLLQTNKKMLVNGKYYEVNRIGQVTNPKNTWISLRGETYWTGNNGTIAKGPASINGNEYVFDNKTGVMLTNTETITNGRYFRVNAKGVSENPKNSWITYKGNKYHTNNQGYVKEGIWRIDGTLYYFTNNGLAKNTKVIQQGIEYQVDGNGVAKAVANRIAGEKSIDKAMEWMFVARENKMTYDMGAKRNTTEAADCSSAVYRSLIYGGFLDQNAYVGNTETLFRMGETGVIMKEISESEIDYGDIFVAGRPGESLGAGGHTGFILNKAEDTIIHMNYGRNGVSVTPRIGNIGDKSGLPVKYYRLIGAKSDKKFLYKK
- a CDS encoding ABC transporter substrate-binding protein, with amino-acid sequence MKMKKIFSSLMALGLMATLAACGGDSANKEEKKPENDASQEQEQKEDNKDDAKEGEDKKEGEDKKEGEDLSDEEKAELDNFEKQTADDTLVVGTSEMSGDFYGSWSNNSYDVKVRRYIGTEGNNAYLTMVQDEGGQWLPNMTILEKEPETVKNDDGSETTTFTIKKDLKWSDGEPITADNYLFDMLFHTYHSYQLVTGAFTIGSDSVKGYEAYKNGDDDKFEGLEKVDDYTFKVTTDASYLPYYESAFLKQVMPFPIHAISDNLAVAPEGNKIVAKDGYTPTEDEKAKYIENIDAQIAKAKEDFAENNPEPAADAKDEEKKAYEEAKKANDEKIADLESRKTGEVDPTSMLIEEAMQKEFNEYRLAPKVSCGPYKFDSFENNMARLSLNENYAGNFKGEKATIPHVIVQYVNSKIAIDLLENGDIDLWESEAEGPIIDQMRAAADEGKIGGYNTFERNGYGNVVFLTDRGATKYKEVRQAIAHLMDRNSYVQSFAGGYGVVTNGMYGTSQWMYKERGADLEASDDFNKYTLNLDKANELLDKTPYKFEKDGKTPWDKAKADEEFSKNADGFDYYRYDETGKKLQVNQYGSDESPITTLISNQVPVNAKQVGMEYNVTAGSFATLLDYYYHPKDDAEYTAFNMGLSFSTPFDPWYQYNSKGSDNMTRTNDPKADELTVKLRQTDPDDKEGYLDNWEAFEKWYNDYLPEIPLYSNQYHSGYTKRVKGFDINTPVWESEYQINAMSLEN